The DNA region TAAAACAGGTAAAATTAAAGTTCTTAAGGCTGCAATCAAAGCAGATGCTCCAGCTTTTTGAATTGAAGTATAATAGGCACTCATTATTATATTTATACCAACACATATAAATATAGGTATAGATGCCCTTACAAAAAATATAGCATCTTCATTTGTTTTTGAATCAATGTTTTTTAACAGAACATTAACTAATATACTTGGATTTATAAGTAATACTATAGAAGCTAATATTGATATTGATGAAACAAATATTATTCCCATTCTTAGAAAATCTTTCATTTTATTTTTGTTTTTAGCTCCATAAGAAACACTTATTAAAGATGATAAAATCTCTCCTATATCGCTTGCTATCATTATAAAAAATGTAATTATATAATTTGCAGCAGAATAAATAAGTATTCCGTTATTTCCTAATATTTTGTATGCTGTTATATTAAATAGCCAAGGTATTATACCAGAAGAAATATTACTTAAAAACTCTGAAAATCCATTTAATATAGCTTTAAATATATTACTCCAACCTCCATATACTTTAATAATTTTTATTTTGCATTTAGTATTAAAAAAATATGATATCCCTATAATAAATGAAATAATATACGAAAAAGCTGTAGCCCAAGCAGCACCAGAAATACCCAATTTTAATACTACAATAAACAATGCATCTAATATTATATTGAATAAAGATGAAATGATAAACATTAATGATGCAAACTTTGGAGAACCGTTAAGCCTTATAAATTGACTAAACACATAAGCCATTCCCCAGAAAAATACTGCTACAATAACACCATTAATATACTCTAATGAAAAATTATATATATCTCCATGTGCTCCAAATAATGGAAGTAATGTTTCTCTGAATATATAAATTAATATTAATATAGGAGTAGTTAAAGTTAAAACCATTATCAAAGTTTGGGTAAATATTAAACTTGCACGTCTCATATTATTTTCACCAATGCACTTTCCTGCTATTGCAATAGAGCCTAATGTAAGCATAACATATAATGCAAATGATAAAGCTGTAATAGGCCAAACAATACCTATTGCAGAAAATGCTTCTGATGATATAAAATTCGCTACAAATAATCCATCTATAAAGACTGCTGAGCTTTCTGTAAGCATTCCGAGCATACTTGGAATTGCATAGTTTATAAATATTTTTTTACTAGAGTTTTCTTTTAAAACTTTATTATTAAGATACATAATATACTCCGTAGATTGGCATATAAATTTTTATAAAATATTTCTATTGATTAAATTAAAAAAATTATTAAATGAATTAGAATACTTTTGTAATTGATTTGTATATAAAAAATAATATACTAAGTTTTGAGGGTATAAATATTTTTAAATAAGATAACATTTATTTATCCTTATAAAAAATAAAGTCCGATTATGTACTATTTAGTATAGAGTATTTTTTCTCTTATGTCAATACTATTCTTTTAACTTTGATAAGTTATAATGTTTACTTTATAAATAAAATATAAAATTAATCTATAATAAAATCATTAAGCTTGAAACTGCAAATTATAAACACCAAAAATGTATAAATAAATCTGCTGCTAATTTTGTTGTAATTTTGATTTCCAAAACTAAGTTTAATTTCTATTATATCATCATGTTCTATATCTTCATCAATATCTGCTGAGATTGAAAATATATCATCATCATTTGATTGAAATGTATATGTTTCTCCAAACTTATCATGAGCATACATTTCATATCTTTTTGCAAAATCCTTAAAAGCTCCGTAAGTTCCTTCTATGGTTGATAATTTTTTTACCTCTTTTTGCAAACTATTTTTATTTAATTTCACTAGTTTTAATTGCTCTAGAGGCTGTGATAATTGATAATCTTTAAGATGTTTTATCCATTTATTTATAGTTTTATCGTCCATTTCTACAGGGCTTGCTAAACCAACAAAACTATCAGCATCAATTTTTATTTCTTTATTTTCAGAATCTATATATTTATCTTTGCCTAAATATCTAAAAGTTGTTATAATTT from Brachyspira pilosicoli P43/6/78 includes:
- a CDS encoding MATE family efflux transporter encodes the protein MYLNNKVLKENSSKKIFINYAIPSMLGMLTESSAVFIDGLFVANFISSEAFSAIGIVWPITALSFALYVMLTLGSIAIAGKCIGENNMRRASLIFTQTLIMVLTLTTPILILIYIFRETLLPLFGAHGDIYNFSLEYINGVIVAVFFWGMAYVFSQFIRLNGSPKFASLMFIISSLFNIILDALFIVVLKLGISGAAWATAFSYIISFIIGISYFFNTKCKIKIIKVYGGWSNIFKAILNGFSEFLSNISSGIIPWLFNITAYKILGNNGILIYSAANYIITFFIMIASDIGEILSSLISVSYGAKNKNKMKDFLRMGIIFVSSISILASIVLLINPSILVNVLLKNIDSKTNEDAIFFVRASIPIFICVGINIIMSAYYTSIQKAGASALIAALRTLILPVLLVLTLPNILGFLGLVLVLPISEIITLIVSIALYKNRSIDILIRA